Within the Schistosoma mansoni, WGS project CABG00000000 data, chromosome 3 unplaced supercontig 0233, strain Puerto Rico, whole genome shotgun sequence genome, the region TTTTCCCATTACAACAATAGGGATGAAGGATTGAGACTGAAGGGAAATCATTAGGTTATgagaaaaatttaaacaaaaaactaaCGAATTAGAAAACTCAGTTTTGTTCATCATTACAAAAATATCTCATTAAGCATTAGTTGGGCTTAATTACTGTGTTATTATTTAAAAGGAATCTGTTGGAAAATAAGTGTAAACCTAGAGTGAGTTGCATTTAATATCGTATGGAAGCTAAAAATACTGACTGATTGTTATGATTGAATTAAACGTGTAAAACAGTACGAGTCATAGTATGAAATTTAATGAATGTTTAAAATTTCCTATTATTTAATGAGGGTATAAATAACTCATCATGTACATACGTATGTGCTCGCCTTTAAGCTAGACTTTTGTATGAAGGGTAGTGACACCAACCAATTGTTCAAACAGAATTAGATGGAAGAGGTTAGACAAGTTAAAAGATGGGGTACTTCGATTATTGGACGAttgtattattaattaataGGTGACAGTGGTTGGGGGATACTAACAAGAGGCTGAGTCTGGGATTTTATATGGATCGGTACTTGTCAGCTAAGCGTATCTCTGATCCTCAGGACACTGACTCGATTTTAGGGACGTGGAATAGAGCATCCAATGCCGAGGTCAGAGACGCTAACGTAGCGATTAACCTTCTGTATTGCGGAGATTTTTACACTTATCAATGATGCCATATCGTCTAATCCATTGTGTTTAGTCCATTCGATAAGCTTTGGGATTTGATTACAGAAATTTAAAACATTATGTCAAGATAGAAAATGAATAGCTGTGATTTCTCCCTTAAACAACTGATATACCCGAGTTATCTATAAAGCAAGGCCTAGGCTTACTAACAAGCTGATGTGAATGAGTTGCAAGGTCTTACAATTTGACCTGTTATGATGAATGGGGGTAGAAATATTATACTTTTTGAAATAATTCTTTAGACCAATCAGGAAACGATGAGTCACCTTTTTTATTTGTTATCCATCTGGTCAGTCTTAAGCTTAGAACGGTCTAAGGATTAGATGGAGTACAAGATGGGTTAGCAAAATACGAGGCAAACAGGCTTTCGTGGGCCGGAATTAAACATAAGAGAGAATAAATAAAGGACCTTGGAAATGTGAAAAAAAATGATTGGTAGTGTCCAAATTTATATCTAGACCATCTATGTTAATTTTAATATTATGGGGATTTTCACCATCTGATTCGTCAATCAAACAGATATTGAGGGAAAATATGCGgatgattttattaaaatatacatatgAAAACGTAATTTTAAGTGAAATATAACAGTACGGTGTAAAAGTGTTGCTATATAACACATATTAAGATGAAATGCAAGGCTGCTTTTGAATTTGTCAATAGGGAATAAAGACAATAACCACTATTGTGAGATTAATGGTCGGTATCATATTTATGACTTATTCAAGTTATGTCTCAGCAACAgatttaataaaaacaaatacttCGGTTTAATACAGAGTCTGTGAAGTTTAGAAACAGACAAATTATCTAACTCAACAGAGACCCTACCAGGCACTAAACATACAAGCATTGCTTTATTATTGCATCCTAAATAATTGTGAATCTCCTTAACGAACTAGAGAATGGCTAGTAAGAGACTTTTTCGTGGGGGTCAGAGAAACAAAGTCAGGCTATAAGAATGTATTATTATCACAGTCTGGGAGTTGTTCATATCTACAAAAAACCAAATAATCGTGGTAAAATACATCAAATATTTCTGAAACCAAGGTATCTTTTGATATGAAGTCAGAACATAATTTCAACTTTAATAAGTATTAATGTATATGTATTTGACATACTGGTGAGAATTTGTACGAAAGTAATGTCTACGTAACTAAATGCGATACGTGTAATTACAACCTGGTAATGTTTACGTTGCCTTTAGGAATTTCTGATGGCTTATTTATttagtgcccccaaatgccctggtacggccgagaatccgctctcctcttgaaatgctttcacatggccacgcgtatatagcctctgccagggaagtcctactcactgccttctcgtggcggggttgttgtttacgaaagtgagaggacgaaaagcgaatgtccggcactataaccgggttggtggacacggaatgttcacctaggggagttggaaaaccctgatcccaaaccaatggtgcacatgggctccagggtactgaaggaacaaatggcgtatgaaccacccgttggtcaccggctaccatggaactgcatctcctcacgatgctccactgccttgtgggttagacctttaggtcaaacgTTCCGGGTGTGGgtccctaataaaaccacctgcttcggtttacgcacctgggcagtatcacagccctcacacaaatcgaatgagatttgtgtggcgcatatctatgtggtacctccttgtaccaatatttatgtgttcaaataatatttatttagtatgataaaatatattacttattagtaGTAGACGTCTACTGACGAAACTAGTCAGCCTTAATTTAAATAGATTTCAAAAGTAATATGTAAATACGATGggataattaaataattttagaCAACATACTTGTCACACATCCTGTTCTCAagccaattttttttaatgacggcagattattatttacaatgtcACAAcggtttaaaataaataatatttatcaatgAGAGCTTATAACATAAAAATGTTTAACTAGATTAAAGCTTCACATTGATTGATGAATTGGGTAGCATTAGGTTACAATATATACTCGACATATACAACTGATTTGTCGCTAAGTAGTGACCAGTATATTTGAATAATCCTTCAGCGGTGTTAACATTTTTTCGATCAACAAACTGCAAGAATTAGACATGACGTTGGTCATTCACTACTTCGTGGTTagtcaattgtaaatatctCGCTTTCACAATTTAGTTGAGACCCGAATAGATCGGTGGTAACGTCTTAAACTGCGAAGCTGGATGAGGTGAGTTCAAACACACTAGGAAGTACCACTACCCTCAAGATTACAACTGAGCTTTGTGATGAGTACCAAGTAGCACTCGGTCCTGAGAAAATATAGGTGAACAGACCTGCACCACTGTGACCGATTTTGAGCCACGTTACCCAACATTTTTAAcaattggttatgataatcTAGGACCCTAACAAATTAATCGGCACCTGTCTAGATGACTTATACCAACAGTCAACTACTTCAGGGACTAAAACAACGTTTCGGTTTGATTGTCTCAAGTTGTCTTCCAAAACACTCTTACACTAGGAAATGTCCGTTCTGGACACAAAATATATTTGACAATTTATAAAGAAGTACAAATCTCTAGAATACTAGGTGTATAATATTTGTAAAGTAATATATTGAGAATTATGACAATGGAGAAATAGTAAACGAGTGTACGCATAAATAGTAATCCAGATAAAAGTCAAATAATAAAAGATGCTAATTGACTGGTCTAGCTCACACTCTCGAAAAATAATCTAAATTACGAATAATACAACGATTCATCAAGAATCTGACACAACCACATACGTGGGGATGAACTGTGTTGTTATTGTGATGTACATGATAGTCTTTACATCTTTCAAATAATACTCACCATGGTAGTAATGAATATCAGCACAGCGATTATGACCTATATTTGGTTGAGGTGAGGTTAGAGGACGGATGTATACTGCAACACTATTTTAGCAACCAATACatctatcagaaggggttttgtggagatttcagtatttttaatagttgaaatcatgagtcaattgaagctagaccaccataggaaacctggaagcactgaacgtccgtttcgtcctattatgagactcctcagaagtgcgcattcacgatcccacctctcgggattcgaacccaggacctaccagtctcgagccagagcacttaaccgcgttctagtgggaagcagcgaccagtggagttcaaccacgtctgttgtgagataacaactcactgaagacaattggtgaacggttgctcaaacttcgtggattggttgaagttagacattaacaccatcagatgccggttcagtggtctatcggttaagggctctggctcgagactgataggtcctgggctcgaatctcgctcgcgggatcgtggacgcgcattgctaaggagtctcataataggacgaaacggccgttcagttgactcatgatttcaatacaCTTATAATGATATTGCGCTGGCACTAGTTACCAACTTATTAAATGCTAGAGGTGGAGAGAGAATTGCATGATACTGACTTAGGAAGTTCAAGTCAGTTATATAACTTCTAAAAATGAATAGCACCATACTTAATGTCTTTACCAGCTAGCAAGATATTTATAATTAGTAAAGGTACTAATAAACTTAAAATTGACCTACTTCGCTAAGCTATTGTGATCGCCGTTGTGATGAATTAAGATATCACACTGACTTAGTTTGGTAGGACTCCACCCTTAGAAACCAAGAGTGAATATTTTACGTCGATAGCACCTTGGTATCACATTTTGTCAGATAGATATACTCTTTCGACAAAAAGCATCCGAAAGTGAGCCTCGTTGAATTCATGAAAGTTAGAGTTTGAACATTTCTATTTAATATAATGAACACATGAAAACAGGAACGAAAATACTGTGCCAGGTAACGAATATCATATCTGTGTGAGTCAAATGAAAATCAGCAATTGAGACCAGTTAACCGACGTTCTTTTATAACTTCTGTAAAATATTTATACACATATTTAGATTTGTAACTGTTCTACGTTCTCCTTACCAACTGTAGgaacaaattacagactaaaGTATAGTTTGTTTGTACCAAGTTATAAAAGAAGTAGAAACCGCAACCAGTATACTAATTCTGTTAAGCTTTCACTCGGGAACTATTCAGAATTAAGTAGGACGAATAAGTAAATCAGAGGGTACTACAACATAAAAGCCTGAGATGCTCATTACCATGCTAGCCTTAAACTGTTTATTCTTAAGCGCTGCAGTTCTATCAAGAAAGACTTCTGATGAATCTAAACGACAAATATCAAACTTGAGTACACCAGGTTACACGGAACTCACACAAAACTCTTTCGGTTTAACAATTAGAAGTAAATCAAACCATATTTCGATTCATAGAACGATACATTCGAGAGGATGAACTCAAAAGTATGTCATCGACAGGGGACAACCAATTTACACATGCTGTCTCGTGATCTATAGCGCTTTACTTAGAAGTCAATTAACCACAGTCTACGATTGGACTTGAACAAAATTTAGCGGTCAAGCCGGGTATATGAGGCCACACATCTTATCTGTTTAGACTGGTAGACAAGACTTGTATTCCAAAGAATTCCGATGATTCAAATTACAACTACGAGCCGGTAAGTTACTTCCTGACACACCTGGTAATTTTGAACAAAGTAAAGATATCCTTTGCAGAATAAAGTAACGGCTCAAACTGTTCGGGCCGAATTGGATGATCTGACTGATGATACGAACACTTTTGCTTACAGAATAGGTTGTAATCGATGCCTACATTTATGTCAGCTGCTGGTTGTAGGAAGAAATAGTAGTAGTGTAACATGCATGTATAGCGCATTTTAGCTATTATCAAAATggtttgaattcatttttgatAATAGTAGACCATTAGCTCTAGACATTATCAACAGTTAAGAAAAGTCCTATTCCCGGATAAGTTCACAAGATGAACCAACAAGACGCTCGTTGGTGATAGGAGTGTCATATACTTACAAGACATTGGTAACTAATGACCAATAAAAAGCACATGACTCACGTTCTTTCAACCTCATAAAGCACTGTTGTGATAAAGCTTATATCGCATCACTTCGTAATAAAATATAACCGACCTATAGTTTGATCAAAGGATACATATACAAACATCATGTGTAGTAAGAGAACTAAGTGAAGATATGGTCTTTAGTGACCATGACTGGTCGAACTGGAGTTGAATGCCTGCACGATAGCATACAAACTACTAAAAGGTAGTTTATTAACAGCACACTTCGTGAGTATATATAATTGTATTTGTGTCTACCAATACTTTGCATATTAGCACTTATTCATGACCAAAAGCAATAGTTTTAGATAATGAGTGGAAGTAAGCGAACCTAGTAGCATACACACAGCGACTCCGCCTTTTATAAGACAGTAGTAACTAATGTGTAACAAATACTAAGGATTGTTTTACAGAGAACTAAATGTTGTGAAAAACAACCTGGTACATAATACATCACACATCGTCACTCATTCGTGATTGGTTCAACACTGAGTTATACGTCTTAGATACGAGAACTGTTAAATATCAAATGAACAAAACCGACTAGATACACACCTAGTAGTTTGATATATTCTCGTAGCTGATCGGGGAAACAAATGTGTTGTTTGATTTTCATATGCATGTATACATTATTATTCACTACATTGTTTAGTGGAATATCATGTACTTTCGCTGGGCATCAAAGACAATAAGCTAAAGTTTACCGATTGGAAGGCGTCTTTACAATGAACGGTAATCATGTGTTCAGgagatttaaaatgaataagacGACTAGCGGATATTACAGAACAGCAAAAGCATCCACTACAAGCTTTATTGTAAAATTAATTACATCTTGTTTTCAGAATATGGAGCAGTTGGTAAAACTTCTTCTTTAGCGGCCAAAATTGTGACGGTGTCAGGCAAAGGTTTCCGTGGACCTTTTTTGCCGGAACTATCGTGATCCAACATAATTTTGACTTTGATTCCTAGTATACCTGAAGAAAAACATAGGTCAATAAGATCTCTGCTCGTTTACCTAACAGCTAAAACTAGTGATAAGACTTACCTTGTGGAAGTTGAACATGACGTACAGCCTTGTCAATGTAGTTGTTAACTGGATCTCCAGAATGAATCATGAGTCCATCGCAAAACTTCATAGCTTTCGCTCTCTGACCTTTAATTTTACCAGAAACGATAACTTCAGCACCTCTTGCTCCAGATTCCATGATGAATCGGAGTATACCATAGCATGCTCTACAAGAGTCTGTGTAAAGATCTACACTTACTTCCGTACAGGCAACCCATATGTCAGTTTGTACCTAAGTGATTCTGCTTGCGCGATAGCGCTCAATCCACGGAAAGTCATCTTTTCAGCAAACAGTCCCAAGGTACCGTCAGCAAATCCGAAGCGTTTTTGCAAGACCGAGGTGAGCTCTCGGATACGGCGTGAACCCTCACCAAGAACGCTCTGGGTCTTTGTAGCTAATATGATGACTTCCGTGTATTTACGGCTTTCACGAACTTGGAAACCACTGTAACCATCGTCAGCTAATTCACGTTTAAGGAACTCATCTAACTCAGCCTTAAACACTCCAGCTTTTATAAACTTAATCGGTAAACAAAACTCGAAAGAATTAACAAACCTTCCGTTTGAGAGATATTTTCCCCGTATTCGCCATTCTACAAGCACGATTTCCCGCTGATTCGCGCCGTCACGTCGAAGCTAAATGCAGCGCGCATAATCAACATGAGGACGAACAAACACATAAAAATACAATGTTTTTTGCAGTACTGCTTTTGATGCAATAACACAGATATAACGTAGATTTGTTACTGCAATTTGTTTCCTACTTACAGCACATTTATGTCAATGAATGTGATTTAACCCATGTTGACACAATGTTTAAACGATGAAGCATTGGTTTTCCAACCTTGCAAATATTGAGGTCATCAGACCTCTTTTTCTCAGTTGAATCAGATAGTTATTATTGTTAACTGTGTGTTTTCACTGTGTTACGTTCTTGGTCTAACTGGAGTAGGCCGTCAACCATTCGACAGAAATCATCAACGTCAATGATCTACAAGTGCTATCGGATTTTTCCTATAGTTTTCTGGGGATAGTGTAAGTCACTAACGTAAGTCTACGGTTTAATGTTTGCTGATGGAAGCCAGATCTATTAGAACTTTATGGGCGATGAAGTGAACTCTCACCCAAAATGATATGAATATGTATGTCTTAATTTACGTAGATCTACAGactttataaaaatgaaattttgtgCATATCACTAGGCATTGTTAAAACGTCTATTCAAGTTTTACAGAAAAATTACACAGGAAATTGGTGGATTATCATATTTAGCGGTTTGAAAAGCTAGGTAACTTCGTATCTCAGAAATGACTTTTGTCCTAGTATAAACTCTAAGAAGACATATTAGCAATGTTTAGAAACCAAGATCGAATAAAATCTTGGAGGTATTCACCTTTACTACCAAGTAGTGAACTCCTAAAACTAACTAACGTAATAAATGGTCTCTATACCTTTAAATGACTGAATAAAGCAAAGAATATACACGATAGCGAAATTATAAGATGATGACTAATTAAGGGGTTCGACTTGTTGTCTTCAAATTAAAATGTTGGCTCACAAAGTAATACTGAGAAACTCTTCAAGAAACCTAGCATTTGTCAAGGTATTTTCTGTGAGATACTTGTTGTATGAAAATAGTGAGAATACCTTCACGTAAATACTTGAGTGGTGGTTCATCAAACTACCCCAGCACTAATCTTAGCAATCAGTCAGATCCGTGTGCTACTTGTGCCATGCGAGGAATACTCGTAATTTTCCTCTAAATGTAAGGCTGACAATCTTGATGCATTCATCaatgtaaattttatttatttttggtcTGTATGAAGGCAGAATAATTCACTTTTCATTTACTTTTATCTTTCAGTAGTCTTCCCACCTTCACGTAGTTTTGCACTATCTTCCCTGACCTTTTTATCTGTCGTTGTATTTCGGTGGTTAGTATGTTGAGTGAGCATATCATCGATTGCTActgtatgatttatttatttgaatatccATAATGTACATAAATCACGTCTTCTGTTTGGTAGAAATATGTGTAGCTGTTAAAAATTTGGTTGCTTGGATGGTGAGTGAATTAGACTGAAACGCTCACTATGAGCGTCCCTTGATTATCACGAACATTTTTCCCTCTTTGGTTGGCAAATATTTTTCAGCCCACTAACAATTTGCTTACCTGATGTGTGCCAGATATGTGAGTATTAAAGGTTTCGTCAAATAAATCTTCGGGCTGCATAACCACGTACTACCTTATTCTATATGCAGCAACCTACATTGTCGGAAAATTCACTAGGTATGGGTAGGGCATGCGCTgtgaaaatcaccaaactggaTAAAAAGGTAGACCCTAACTTAAAGTCCTCTAGGCAAAAGGAAAAGAAGTAGACAAAATAACACAATGAGCTGAAGATTGAGGATGGACATCGAAGGAAAGCATCGCAGCTGAAAATAACTGAAAAGTAGAGTTCAAGAAAGAATTAGATGGAGAATCCTAGTGAAAtgcctatgttcctccatgaaaggtaacgggcgtaagtaggTGAAGTAAAGCCATTCTGTATAATTCGTAGTTATGATCCATAGAACCAGAACAGTACTCAACCCAAAGTTTATGTCTTAAATTTTCTTGTGACCGCGTATCTAATTTTTCACCGTAGGATACAGAGAATACAAGTTTATTAAGTTTGAACATAGCGTTCTCTTAAAGAAATAGGAAGCAAATGATTTAAAACAACACATATAATACACCTGTTGTAAGTAAAATTTGGGTCGTGCAGAAGTGGTActggataaataaataaaacaacccCTCGCTTTTTGCCAAGACAACTCGGCGCTACCGGAAAATGGCTGGTTCTAACACTACTAAATACACGTACGGACTCAGCCCAATAGTCACAACTCACTTGCACCCTTCTTTTGATGAGACGAAGATCTTTTGGAACTAGTATGGAGACAAGGAGCAAAGTGTGAGATATAGCTGAGGAACAAATCATACAAGGACAGATGTAGATAATTGTGATCGTTATTCCTGAGGAGGAATTGGTAATGACGTGCAACATACTCAGTATTTTCATCGTTCAACCACCTAGCCACTTGTCTGTTAATATGGTAACTGCTCGTTCCAGAACATGTAGTGCCCTGTAACAAATGTATTCACTTAAATTTCAGGAAGGCAAATGACCACTTCAATCGGTTTGTAGGACACCGAATATGACGTAGAACCACGAAGCAATAACAGGAAGCAGTCACAAAATAGTTATATAGTTTGCAACAGGAGTGGAGGTATCATGGTGATCTGAAGTATTAGAGTTAGTGTGTTGACTAAGGATTCCCGTAACAGTGCATTTTAACTCAGGTAGAACTGGATGAGCAcgaattatatttatattatatatggACCTCGTAATAAGCATGCAATCAAGCATATAGGAATCAGTAGTTCATACAAATGCCACAGGTATGTCACATGATGTCATGTTAACATAGCATGACTAGTAGAAAAATTATTCCCCTTTAATTGAAAATCTAAATATGTCACTTTTTTCTAAATTCTACATATATTGTGCACTAGTTCGTTTTATTTAAGTTGCCGACGTCAAATGGAAGTTTATGGTCCATATCGGAGGAATGATATAAGTTTTTGTATCATTGTTTAGTGATTTCGTTAGATATTGTTTATATGGTGTGTCCCATCTAATTTATGATGGTAATGGTTACATGGCAGATAAAATAGGGATTGGTCTTCCTGCCAGTAAAGATTCCAGTAAGAGACCCTCGAGATTTTGCATTATGATTATGTACAGTAGTCTGTCATATTAATTGCGTGTTAATGACTGTTTTATACTGAAATACGCAAACCTGAAAATAGTATCGAGTTTATTCATCGTAGTCAGTATAAGCTAATTTAAGCTCACAATGTATTCACATGTTTAAACAAGATACTTGCGAGACGAAACCAATGTTATCAGGCGATATAACAATCAAGTATAAAGTAAATGTGTGCAGTGATGTAAGGTAACGCAGAAAATACCAAGTGCTGAAACTGTCTCGGTTGCAAACGACATAACCAAGTTACTGAAACAAGGAAATACGAGACTTCAGGAAATTAGATCTTTAAAAAGCTTGAAAATTTGAGGGGAGTAGTACTCCCGTAATACGTCATAGGTGTGCTAGAACAAAGGTCTCGATACAATATATGCTGTATACATAAGTGTATTTGAACATACGGATATGTGCCGCAAACGTAGTCGTTTCGCTTTACAACCACACCCCAAACCGTAACTACGTACTGTATGTTCGAAAAACACACAGGTAAACTTTTCAGTattgtatatgtgtatatgatATGTGTCCAAAATATCTACATGCTCTAAATGCACAACATGTTCTGATACCGCCTTGCACAGAGATTTACGATGAATGACCATCATTGAATGAAAATACCCATTTCGACCTCCTACTTTACATCCACTAGAGGATATTGTACGACAATAAAACGTTCTACTGACCACTGCCAAACAAAAATCAGCTGTGACTAAAAAGAATCGAACGATCGGCCCCAGCTGTGTCAAAATTCGATTCGCGTAAATATCAAGCAAACGTTTAACGAtagatatttattaaaatacCTTTTCCGATATGTGTATCTACATAAAGGAAAGGTTTATATAACTGGATAAGAACATTTCCTGATTTACTGGGActagatattattattttcgAACAACATTACTCAGTTTGACAGTTACATTTTGACTACACAAAGATTAAGAGCTAGTTTTTCTTTATCGTTATTAGCCCGATATGGAAATAGGCCAACTCTTGATCATTTGGCTTCCTGAAACACGAGAAGCCAAAAATTAATTCAGTTAGTAATGATTACCTCAACTTGCTGTCGTGAATATTCGGTCAGGCTTAATTAGATCAAATGAAGCTCAAAACTAGATAGTATGACGTTACATTTTAAAAAGACGTTTCAAGtgatgaatttattatttgacATTCAGAAAATCTGCAGAATAATCAGCTCACCATATTCTTCGATAGTGGAAAAGATGAAGAACTTCATCCAGCTCACATAAAATAGAATAAGCAATGCAAATTTAGCAAAGAGAGGCAACATCAGGTCTTCTTCAACACTAGCAATTCCAACGAAACCGCATACTTAACAAGACAGGACGCAGAGGCCGATATGTCACCCAGCGCGAAACATGACCCAACCTCCCAGGTCG harbors:
- a CDS encoding 40S ribosomal protein S3, putative, translated to MANTGKISLKRKFIKAGVFKAELDEFLKRELADDGYSGFQVRESRKYTEVIILATKTQSVLGEGSRRIRELTSVLQKRFGFADGTLGLFAEKMTFRGLSAIAQAESLRYKLTYGLPVRKACYGILRFIMESGARGAEVIVSGKIKGQRAKAMKFCDGLMIHSGDPVNNYIDKAVRHVQLPQGILGIKVKIMLDHDSSGKKGPRKPLPDTVTILAAKEEVLPTAPYSENKM